The Borrelia sp. HM sequence TACTTTTAAATTCCTCAAATATAACTTCATCCATCTTACTCCCAGTATCAACTAAAGCTGTAGCTATAATAGTAAGACTTCCACCTTCCTCAATATTTCTAGCAGAACCAAAAAACCTTTTTGGTTTATGTAAAGCATTAGAATCAACTCCTCCAGAAAGTATCTTTCCAGAAGTTGGCATAGTCTGATTATAAGCCCTTGCAAGTCTTGTAATAGAATCTAAAAGAATAACAACATCTTTTTTATTTTCAACAAGTCTTTTTGCTTTCTCAATAACCATCTCTGCAACTTGTACATGTCTACTAGCTTGCTCATCAAAATTTGAGGCAATAACCTCGCCCTTAACACTACGAATCATATCAGTAACCTCTTCAGGTCTCTCATCAATGAGTAAAATCATTAAAACAATATCTGGATAATTTGTCGTAATTGCATTAGCTATTTTTTGAAGCAAAGTAGTTTTACCAGCCTTTGGAGGAGATACTATTAATGCTCTTTGTCCTTTTCCTATAGGAGAAAAGAGATTAATAAGTCTTGTAGAAATATTACAATTTTCATATTCAAGATCCAACTTGGAACTAGGATACAAAGGTGTTAAATTATCAAAAGGTATTCTATTTTGTGCAAATGTAGGATCTTGATCATTAATGCTTTTAATCTTAATCATAGCAAAAAATCTCTCACCATCTCTTGGCGAACGAATTTGACCATATAAAATATCCCCTGTTCTCAAATTAAAAAGCCTAATCTGAGATGGAGAAACATAAACATCATTACCCCCTGCAAGATAAGAGTTAGATGCTGTACGTAAAAACCCATAACCATCACTTAACACATCAAGAACTCCAGTAAATAAAACATTAATAGAATGTTCAGTTAATATCTTAACAAGTAAAAATATTAACTCTGTCTTTTTCATTGTTACCGCAATAGTATGATTAGTACCAAGACCCTCGACAATCTTCCTAATTTCAGTAATTGGTTTGTCGTAAAGACTATCAATAATTATAAAATCTTTACCACCTAAGAAATTAATAATATTGCTTTGTTCAAGAGTTCTAATACCGCTTTCCAAGTCTGGTTCAGGTATATCATAATCAAAATTTGATGATATACCATTAGATTCTTCTCTTAATTTGTCAGTATCAAACTTTTTAAGTCCACTAGAAACAGAGTCTTTTTTAGTTACAACTTTAACTATTTTTTTCTTAGCATGATCGTCAATTTTTGATTCTTTAGAAGAACTTAAACGCTTCATTTCATCCTCTAAATCAAACTCCTCACATTTTTTATCCATAATCTCCTCTACGAGATAAATTTTTAAGAAGGGTATTTTACTAAAATTAGTACTTAATAATGATTATTTATAAATCTTAATCATTAGAAATAAATCACTCAGGCATTAATTCATTGAAAAGTATCTTTTATTTGTGACACTGTAAAAGAGAATAAATCTATGCTTTCAGTAGATTTAATCATTTCACATTTACCATCAAAGACTATATTATCATTAATAAATATCTTTTTTGTCTTAACATCGCCATATATCTTGCAACCACTACTTAAATAAACCTTATTACTAACATTAACATTTCCCTTTAAAATTCCCTCAACAATTAATGTATCGCAAATTACTACATTTGTAATAACTTTACTATTCTTTCCTATACAAAGCACTCCAGTTCTTGAAAATATTTCACCCTCAAAAGATGAATCAAGATATAAAGCCCCTTCAAACTTTAACTTTCCTCTGAAAATCAAGCTTGCATCTAATTTGCAATCCCATTTATAAGAATCCCTAACATTAACAGGCATTAACTATCCTTTAATGCTCCATACTCGTTCTTTTAAATCCTTGCCTGGACGAAAATAAGCCACATGATGATCATCAACGCTTACATACTCACCTGTTTGAGGATTACGAGCATTCTTTCGACCTTTTCTTTTCCTAAGCTCAAATGTCCCAAAAGACCTAAACTCTATGACGTTATTCAGACAAAGACTATTCTTAAGTTCTTCAAAAAAAGCATCGACCACAAGCCTGATGTATTTTTTTTCTAACTTTTCACTACTATTTTTCATATTTAAGGATATTTGATCAATAATATTTGATTTAGTAACTTTGGGTCTTCTTGGAAAAGACATAAACTAATTCCTTATCGCAATAATAAAATGCTCAAACTTGACTTTTTACGTGCAGCTTTATTTTTATGGATTATCTTCTTTCTAGCAGCGGTATCCAACTTTTTTGCAACAAACTTAAAAAATTCTGATGCTTCTTCTTTTTTTGCTTCCCTTATTAAATTTAAACAACGCTTCTCTATTGTTTTTAATTCACTCTTAACACTTACATTCCTCAAATTCCGCTTTACATTTTGTCTAGCTCTCTTCAATGCTGATGGATTATTTCCCAAATTAAACTCCTTAATGCAGCAAGCATCATATTAAATATATCAACTAATCACAATATAGTCAATCATATATTAAGAACAAGAATACTCTTTACAATATCTATTTACATAATTAAACACCTTGAACATCGAATAAGACATTTTTTTATCATTAATGTATACTTTCTTTTGTTTATCATTACAACTATAAATAAAAGACAAATAACCATTTGTATTTAATTCAGAATTTTTAACAAAAATATTGTTAAAAAATTTATAAAAATATTCTCGTTTAGAAAAAATTTTTCTTTCATAAACAGAATCTTCTCTAAACTCATAAAAAATAACTAAATCCTTAATAGATAAAATATCCCCTATTAAAACCTTAATATCAATAAATAAAATAAACAAAAATATTATTATGCTATCAAAGGAAACGTAGTAAATAAAAATACTAGTCAAAATTCGACTTAAATAAACCATTAAATAAATACTTGATATATAATACTTTCTTGGAAGTTCTTGTGTATCTACAATAAATAGATCACTCCTTATACTTTTAAGCTTCCTAAAAAGATCGTTTAAATACTCGTTTCTTAATAAAAAATAAACTTTTATTTTCAGTCCATTATTTAAACCTAAAATTAATACATTGTCTAGTAATCTTTTTTCAATCCATACTATATCATTAAAATTAAAATTTATTTTAGGGAAATATTTTCTATAAAAAATTTTGTTTTCTTCAAAATCAATTTCATAAAAATATCGCAAATAAGAAATTATCACAAAAATGTTTATCAACATTAAAAAAAGTATAAAAATACCAAAGACATTACCATACATGAATAAATAAAATATAGAAAAAATAACATTAAGAAAAAAAATAGAAATCAATCTAACTTTATAAAACAATAACTCATTCATATTATTGTTATAATTAAACATTAAATTTAAAGAAAATTATATCACCATCTTGAACCACATAATCTTTACCCTCAAGCCTAAGACGACCTTTCTCTTTTACACCCTGAACACCTTGAAATTCAACTAAATCATTAAATGAATACACTTCTGCTTTAATAAAACCTCTTTGAAAATCACTGTGAATTATACCTGCAGCTTCAGGCGCTTTCATTCCATCTTGAAAAGTCCAAGCTCTAACTTCTTGCACACCCGCAGTAAAATAGGTTCTTAATCCTAAAGCATAATAAGTTTTTCGTATCAAATTGCTAAGACCACTAACAGTTATTCCCATAGACTCAAGCATTGCCATTCTTTCACTTAAATCATCAATTTCAACAAGTTCTGCCTCAATTTTAGCACATAGAATTAAATAATCATTACCTTCACTGCAAGCTATATCTTTTACAATATCTGTATATTTATTACCAGAAAGAGAATTTTCATCAACATTACACACATATATAACCTTTTTAATAGTCAAAAGATTTAAAGATTTGATAAAATCATAACCAAATTTATCAAACTCAAATTCAATCGCTGGTCTAACATCTATCAAGTGACGTTCAAGATTCTTAAGCATTGAAACAATCATTTTTGCATTTTCACTAATCTTTTTATCAGAACTTTTTACATTTCTTTCATTTTTTACAATGCTTTTCTGCACAGTATCAAGATCAGCAAGACATAATTCTGTATTAATTGTATTTATATCTCTTTGTGGATTCACATTTCCATCAACATGAATTACATCTTTATCTTCAAAACATCTAACAACATGTACAATAATGGAAACCTCTCTAATATTTGCCAAAAATTTATTACCAAGTCCCTCTCCCTTAGAAGCTCCCTTCACAAGACCTGCAATGTCAACAAATTCTATTACAGCAGGAATAATTTTTTTTGATTCAACAAAATTAGCAATTTCTAAAAGCCTATCATCAGGAATTTCAACTATACCTACATTGGGATCAATAGTACAAAAAGGATAATTAGCAATTTCTGACTTAGATGCTGTTAAGGACGAAAATAAAGTAGATTTGCCAACATTCGGCAACCCCACTATTCCTACATTAAGTGCCATAAATAAAACTCCATAAAATAATAAAATTTAATTAGCCAAATAAGCAAATTCACCTCTACCTATCTGCTGATTAAAATTTACTTCAACAGACAAATTGTAATACCCATTAGGCTCCTCTTGGGGCCCTGAATAATTATACTCAAGCACATAAGTACCTGTTTTTTGCATCATAATTAAATCATAGACCTTAGACACTCCATCATAAGATGAAAAAGGAATAACCGCACCTCCAGTTTCATTTGTTAAATATTGCAATTTAGGATCAATAGGATTATTGCCAAATAATATTAAATAAAATCGAATATCATTATTCTTATAATAACTTAAAATAGTGTCTATAGAATATCTATTAAAAGAAGAACTGCCTAAATTTCCGTTACTAAAATAAATAACAGACCTTCTTGAGCTATTAGACATAAGTTCAGAACCTGCAAGTTTAAGACTAACATCCGTCTTTACATAGCTTGAATCATAATTTCCAAGGGAATTGGTCTTATGTATAGTACTCATTAAACTATCAATATTATCTACCAAAGGTACACTTGTTGCATTTATAAAACTAAACTTCTTATTTTTTCTATATTTTAGAAGGGTATTGATACCCATAATCTGTTCTGACTCATAATTTTTCATAGCAAAAGATTTATCAAAAACAATTGCAATATTCATATCATAAGAAGTATTAATATCATAAGCTATTTTAGGCTTAACGATATAATATCTCTCATTAGCAATTGAAAAATTTTCACTCTTAAGACCAACAACTGGCAAACCACTTCTGTTGCTAACATTAAGTTCAACATAAATTTTAGAATTCTCAAGCCTAATGACTCGACGTACATCAACATTAAGACTATCATAAATACTAGAATCAGTCTTATAAATTGAAATATGAGCATTATCAAAGTCTGAAACAATAACTTGATTATTAACATCAATGATTGAAGATGAAATTTTAGAATCAATCTTATCTGCTTTTAAAAGTTTAACAAATGTCTTTCTTAAAACACTATACTTATAAACACCATACTTTGAAGATATAATAATATTATTCCCTGTAAAATCACTGCTAAGTCCTTCTATTGATTCAAGAGAAGTTGCAATAGAATATAAATGATTACCACTAGTATCAAAAACCTCAATAGAATTTTTTGGAGAATCAGCTACATAAATATTACCATTTAAATATGTAATACCAGTAGGGCCCAAGAGTCCAGGATATCCAACAGTTTTAAAGCCAAAATACAAAATAAAATTACCCTTAACATCAAATTTACTTATCCTCTTATTACCCCATTCACTAACATAAATATAATTTCTCTCATCAACTGTCATATACTGTGGTGCAAGCAATTCGCCAGCTTCAGTGCCTTTTTTCCCAATTGAACCCCTTTTAATACCAAAAGTTTTATCATATATTCCAATCTCATCATTTGAATATAGTGTTACATATAGTAATTTTCCAAGCTCAATCATATCATAAGGTGATCTTAAAGAAGTTATTCCATCTTTAACCAGAACATTAATATTATTATTAGCATCAAAATGTAATATTTCATTTCCTACAAAATTAACAGCATAATATCCACCATATTGATTGGCTTTCAAAGATGTAATTTGATATCCATTTGGCCGCCTGTAAATAGAATTATCAAGAAAAGCAACTTGAATAAAGTTATCAACATCAAGTTCATTATTCAATGATATACCTCTTCTTTGCTCAATTGTAGATATTAATTGTCTAAGATAGGCTACTTTATACCCCTTGAATTGTAAATTCCGCCATTCCATTAAAGCTTCCTCAACATATCCTAATCTATAATAAACATTACCTATCCAAAAATGATAATCAAGATTGTTTGGGTCAAAACTTAAAAGTTTTTTAAAAGACAAAAGAGCATCATCATAAAGTCCATCATTATAAGAATTAAGTGCCCATCGCAATTCTTCTTGAGCATCCTTTTTGGTAACTATACCCTGAGCATTTAAAATCAATGCATTTCCAAAAAACAAAATAATTATATTAAAAATTAAAATTATTCTCTTCATAATTAAGCAAACACTATAAAAATTTGACATTATTAAACAAAACATATTATCTATATTATACTATGTAAATGTTTGTATATTAATATCTGTGATATTAATATACAAACATTTACATAGTATAATATAGATAAAAAAAAGAGGGTAAATGAAAACAAAATATTTTTGTCTAGCTGCTTTTTCAGGAATTCTTACAACTCTAGCAATTCCAAATGAAATAGAAAATATGGGATATTCAATTATTGGGTTAATTGGATATATACCACTCTTCATTGCATTAATAAAAACAAAAGATAAAAAAACTATTATTTATTTAACAATCTTTTACTTCTTAATAGCTAATAGTCTACAAAATTTTTGGCTTGCATTTTTTAAAGCATTTGGACTACTTACATTTTTAGGAGCAGTATCAGGTTATACTCTTCACTCGTTAGTTCTGGGATATTTATTATGTTATTCATTAAATGCTTTCAAAAATAAAACATTAACCTTA is a genomic window containing:
- the rho gene encoding transcription termination factor Rho, which produces MDKKCEEFDLEDEMKRLSSSKESKIDDHAKKKIVKVVTKKDSVSSGLKKFDTDKLREESNGISSNFDYDIPEPDLESGIRTLEQSNIINFLGGKDFIIIDSLYDKPITEIRKIVEGLGTNHTIAVTMKKTELIFLLVKILTEHSINVLFTGVLDVLSDGYGFLRTASNSYLAGGNDVYVSPSQIRLFNLRTGDILYGQIRSPRDGERFFAMIKIKSINDQDPTFAQNRIPFDNLTPLYPSSKLDLEYENCNISTRLINLFSPIGKGQRALIVSPPKAGKTTLLQKIANAITTNYPDIVLMILLIDERPEEVTDMIRSVKGEVIASNFDEQASRHVQVAEMVIEKAKRLVENKKDVVILLDSITRLARAYNQTMPTSGKILSGGVDSNALHKPKRFFGSARNIEEGGSLTIIATALVDTGSKMDEVIFEEFKSTGNMELILDRSLADRRLFPAINIKKSGTRKEELLLSEEERSKILLIRKILSGVDDYEGVEALVEKMKKSKNNEIFLKTMSNGD
- a CDS encoding polymer-forming cytoskeletal protein, with amino-acid sequence MPVNVRDSYKWDCKLDASLIFRGKLKFEGALYLDSSFEGEIFSRTGVLCIGKNSKVITNVVICDTLIVEGILKGNVNVSNKVYLSSGCKIYGDVKTKKIFINDNIVFDGKCEMIKSTESIDLFSFTVSQIKDTFQ
- a CDS encoding HU family DNA-binding protein, whose amino-acid sequence is MSFPRRPKVTKSNIIDQISLNMKNSSEKLEKKYIRLVVDAFFEELKNSLCLNNVIEFRSFGTFELRKRKGRKNARNPQTGEYVSVDDHHVAYFRPGKDLKERVWSIKG
- the rpsT gene encoding 30S ribosomal protein S20 translates to MGNNPSALKRARQNVKRNLRNVSVKSELKTIEKRCLNLIREAKKEEASEFFKFVAKKLDTAARKKIIHKNKAARKKSSLSILLLR
- the ychF gene encoding redox-regulated ATPase YchF, yielding MALNVGIVGLPNVGKSTLFSSLTASKSEIANYPFCTIDPNVGIVEIPDDRLLEIANFVESKKIIPAVIEFVDIAGLVKGASKGEGLGNKFLANIREVSIIVHVVRCFEDKDVIHVDGNVNPQRDINTINTELCLADLDTVQKSIVKNERNVKSSDKKISENAKMIVSMLKNLERHLIDVRPAIEFEFDKFGYDFIKSLNLLTIKKVIYVCNVDENSLSGNKYTDIVKDIACSEGNDYLILCAKIEAELVEIDDLSERMAMLESMGITVSGLSNLIRKTYYALGLRTYFTAGVQEVRAWTFQDGMKAPEAAGIIHSDFQRGFIKAEVYSFNDLVEFQGVQGVKEKGRLRLEGKDYVVQDGDIIFFKFNV
- a CDS encoding tetratricopeptide repeat protein encodes the protein MLIFNIIILFFGNALILNAQGIVTKKDAQEELRWALNSYNDGLYDDALLSFKKLLSFDPNNLDYHFWIGNVYYRLGYVEEALMEWRNLQFKGYKVAYLRQLISTIEQRRGISLNNELDVDNFIQVAFLDNSIYRRPNGYQITSLKANQYGGYYAVNFVGNEILHFDANNNINVLVKDGITSLRSPYDMIELGKLLYVTLYSNDEIGIYDKTFGIKRGSIGKKGTEAGELLAPQYMTVDERNYIYVSEWGNKRISKFDVKGNFILYFGFKTVGYPGLLGPTGITYLNGNIYVADSPKNSIEVFDTSGNHLYSIATSLESIEGLSSDFTGNNIIISSKYGVYKYSVLRKTFVKLLKADKIDSKISSSIIDVNNQVIVSDFDNAHISIYKTDSSIYDSLNVDVRRVIRLENSKIYVELNVSNRSGLPVVGLKSENFSIANERYYIVKPKIAYDINTSYDMNIAIVFDKSFAMKNYESEQIMGINTLLKYRKNKKFSFINATSVPLVDNIDSLMSTIHKTNSLGNYDSSYVKTDVSLKLAGSELMSNSSRRSVIYFSNGNLGSSSFNRYSIDTILSYYKNNDIRFYLILFGNNPIDPKLQYLTNETGGAVIPFSSYDGVSKVYDLIMMQKTGTYVLEYNYSGPQEEPNGYYNLSVEVNFNQQIGRGEFAYLAN